A genomic stretch from Chitinophaga agri includes:
- a CDS encoding NADP-dependent oxidoreductase — protein MRAVAVQQFKGIPEVMELPRPEVKPGTVLVRVAAAGMNPFDWKLVDGILDGTMPHKFPLVLGVDGAGTVEAVGEGVTRFKTGDKIYGQFIHSPVGEGSYAEYVAVPEKAAISHAPESISLVDAAAIPTAGMTAQQLLERLGLKHEQTLLLVGATGGVGSFLLQLAAMQGIYVIATVSSEEGEERVKKLGAKETVNYKKLSVEKEIRSRYPSGVDGLIDLVSPAPVFKTMTELVANGGAALTTAFVSTPEVLSARGLTGGNFETHGSPASLDVLTDAVDSGMLKVPVGEVITMEQVAGAIAESRKVNGKGKTVVRIADDVT, from the coding sequence ATGAGGGCTGTAGCCGTTCAGCAATTTAAAGGGATTCCCGAAGTAATGGAATTACCCCGTCCGGAAGTCAAACCCGGTACTGTTCTCGTCCGTGTAGCCGCTGCTGGTATGAATCCATTTGACTGGAAACTGGTCGATGGTATCCTGGATGGAACGATGCCGCATAAATTCCCCCTGGTCCTGGGCGTGGATGGCGCCGGTACAGTGGAAGCTGTCGGCGAAGGGGTTACACGCTTTAAAACCGGTGATAAGATCTATGGGCAGTTTATTCATTCCCCGGTTGGTGAAGGATCTTATGCCGAATATGTAGCTGTACCTGAGAAGGCCGCGATCTCACATGCGCCGGAAAGTATTTCTCTTGTCGATGCTGCCGCCATACCTACCGCAGGGATGACTGCGCAACAGTTGCTGGAACGACTCGGGTTGAAACATGAACAGACACTGTTACTTGTAGGCGCTACTGGTGGTGTTGGTTCGTTCTTGCTGCAGCTTGCAGCAATGCAGGGGATCTATGTGATCGCCACTGTAAGCAGTGAAGAGGGCGAAGAACGTGTGAAAAAGCTAGGTGCGAAGGAAACGGTAAATTATAAAAAATTATCTGTAGAAAAAGAGATCAGGAGCAGGTATCCATCTGGAGTGGACGGGTTAATCGATCTGGTGAGTCCTGCACCAGTGTTTAAGACAATGACGGAACTGGTGGCGAATGGCGGCGCGGCGCTGACCACTGCGTTTGTATCTACGCCCGAGGTGCTGAGCGCGAGAGGGCTGACGGGGGGGAACTTTGAGACACACGGGTCACCAGCGTCGCTGGATGTACTGACCGATGCGGTGGATAGTGGTATGTTGAAAGTGCCGGTTGGCGAGGTGATTACTATGGAGCAGGTAGCAGGTGCGATCGCAGAGAGCCGGAAGGTTAACGGGAAGGGAAAAACAGTGGTGAGGATCGCTGACGATGTAACGTGA
- a CDS encoding phosphatase PAP2 family protein, which produces MRLFLLLSLQLSTYCVYANADTAIVNVNADTTIHHANDVPTTSELMDERVPVFNTNLNYAQKRSIPNYTTRLAGIIVPTAMMTYGAVSLTSGTLRSLDRSTKNEIMEDHPTFRTSIDDYLKYVPAAAVYALNMAGIKGKHNFADRTILLGMSSVLVTSSTFFIKNATARLRPDGSTYNSFPSGHTSVAFMTAQFMWEEYKDVSPWYGVAGYAVASATGVLRIYNNRHWVSDVVAGAGLGILSTKAAYWAYPKLQRLFAPKNENREPAVRTMIMPNYNAQWKSAGLSAVLMMK; this is translated from the coding sequence ATGAGATTGTTCTTACTGCTTAGCCTGCAACTGTCGACGTACTGTGTCTATGCAAATGCTGACACAGCAATTGTGAATGTGAATGCGGATACGACTATCCATCACGCAAACGATGTGCCAACAACATCCGAACTGATGGACGAGCGGGTCCCTGTTTTTAACACGAACCTGAACTACGCTCAGAAACGCAGCATTCCCAATTACACGACGCGACTTGCAGGCATTATTGTCCCTACCGCCATGATGACTTATGGCGCCGTGTCACTGACCAGTGGTACTTTACGTTCCCTGGACCGCAGCACCAAGAACGAGATCATGGAAGATCATCCAACCTTCCGCACCAGTATCGATGATTATCTGAAATATGTTCCTGCGGCCGCCGTATACGCATTGAATATGGCCGGTATCAAAGGCAAACACAATTTCGCTGATCGTACTATACTGTTGGGAATGTCGTCCGTTCTGGTGACTTCCAGTACTTTTTTCATCAAAAATGCTACGGCACGCCTTCGTCCTGATGGCAGTACTTACAACTCTTTCCCTTCCGGTCACACATCTGTTGCTTTCATGACGGCGCAGTTCATGTGGGAGGAATATAAAGATGTAAGTCCCTGGTATGGTGTGGCAGGTTATGCTGTCGCTTCCGCAACAGGTGTACTGCGTATCTACAATAACCGTCACTGGGTAAGTGATGTTGTTGCAGGTGCAGGTCTGGGTATCCTGAGTACCAAAGCGGCTTACTGGGCTTATCCAAAGCTACAGCGCCTCTTTGCACCAAAGAATGAGAACCGTGAGCCCGCTGTGCGCACGATGATCATGCCGAACTACAATGCGCAATGGAAATCCGCTGGATTATCCGCTGTGCTGATGATGAAGTAA
- a CDS encoding voltage-gated chloride channel family protein, whose amino-acid sequence MKYIKHTVEQLTIAYQLLRWTLIIVPVSLIVGSLVALFLWLLEKVTIIRIDNGWLLWLLPLAGVLIHFLYKKMGSNTEAGNNLIMDEIHEPGGGVPARMAPLVLATTIITHLFGGSAGREGTAVQIGGSMANMLARWMRLSPADVRIILMTGIAAGFGAVFGTPLTGAVFALEVLAIGLIRYDALIPCLIAAVFADIVCSAWGIHHTHYQILFEQHHVFFHFVHFDFLLLIKVIGCGVAFGLASYLFATCMRNIKSYAKKWIQPAWLIPVAGGFIVIGACYLLGTRDYIGLGVTSPDPYGVSIVNAFTTNPISDWGWLWKLLLTAITLGMGFKGGEVTPLFFIGATLGHTLAVLLGAPVDLFAGLGFIAVFAGATNTPIACTLMGVELFGTTHVLYFAVACFTAYYFSGHAGIYSAQRIAVPKNHQID is encoded by the coding sequence ATGAAATATATTAAACACACTGTCGAACAACTGACGATCGCTTATCAGCTGCTACGCTGGACACTGATCATCGTTCCCGTCTCTCTTATTGTCGGTTCCCTTGTTGCTTTGTTTTTATGGTTACTCGAAAAGGTAACAATAATCCGGATAGACAACGGATGGTTGCTATGGTTATTGCCGTTGGCAGGTGTATTGATCCACTTTCTGTATAAAAAGATGGGTAGTAATACCGAAGCGGGTAACAACCTGATTATGGATGAGATCCACGAACCGGGAGGTGGTGTACCCGCCAGGATGGCGCCGCTGGTACTTGCGACCACTATCATCACACATTTATTTGGAGGGTCTGCAGGACGGGAGGGGACCGCCGTACAGATCGGTGGCAGTATGGCGAATATGCTGGCCCGCTGGATGCGGTTGTCACCGGCTGATGTAAGGATCATCCTGATGACAGGTATAGCTGCCGGTTTCGGGGCGGTATTCGGGACGCCGCTTACAGGGGCTGTATTTGCCCTGGAGGTGCTGGCGATAGGACTGATCCGCTACGATGCACTGATCCCCTGTCTCATCGCCGCCGTATTTGCCGATATCGTTTGTTCCGCCTGGGGCATCCATCATACCCATTACCAGATCCTCTTTGAACAACATCATGTGTTCTTCCATTTCGTTCATTTCGATTTCCTTCTACTCATAAAAGTAATTGGTTGCGGTGTCGCTTTCGGGCTGGCGAGCTACCTCTTCGCCACCTGCATGCGCAATATCAAAAGCTATGCAAAGAAATGGATCCAGCCAGCCTGGCTGATCCCTGTAGCAGGTGGTTTTATCGTGATTGGTGCCTGTTACTTACTAGGTACCCGCGATTATATTGGTCTGGGTGTAACATCTCCTGATCCCTATGGCGTCAGTATTGTCAATGCATTTACGACCAATCCGATCTCTGACTGGGGGTGGCTCTGGAAGTTACTACTTACTGCCATCACCCTGGGAATGGGCTTCAAGGGGGGGGAAGTAACGCCGTTGTTCTTTATTGGTGCTACACTTGGACATACACTTGCGGTGTTACTCGGCGCACCCGTGGATTTGTTTGCCGGTCTCGGATTTATTGCCGTATTTGCAGGTGCCACCAATACGCCGATAGCCTGTACGCTGATGGGCGTCGAACTTTTTGGCACAACTCATGTGCTATATTTTGCTGTTGCATGTTTCACTGCCTATTATTTCAGCGGACATGCCGGTATCTACAGTGCGCAACGTATAGCCGTACCGAAGAACCATCAAATTGATTAA